One window from the genome of Asterias amurensis chromosome 12, ASM3211899v1 encodes:
- the LOC139945568 gene encoding uncharacterized protein — protein MSSTTEPLHWKEQPCHFTWNLSAGDLTDFEGIIRRIDRDLKMTPDLLRVDQLLFRAYLEVSDRRLRWNVKKAREFLDKADVYIDSIKTERKLQPGYRRVAILNRIWIEHNSHNTEEEVKLLVKLSGVGQDETDKLVVKTLLASALTRLGPTMFKRSLQIYEEALNVFPDNAGFLFGAILVTGRIMRFERPVGSLYEDLDEYGKKLMDKEKEYCEQLIRVNDEYQYGNSYLGLNLSRRKGRTNEAKKHLEEAHKKVPEVEAIFNNLMRFYRRTTGFLDQAISKYRSVFYQKIKSNYDVPESHNQLALCYMAKAKYKESSAEEKKQYTQKALEEFDKCLEDEPMHFVAALKKVELLTDQETDDDAKRRCYDDILQKSEHYSTVNKLIVYYDYSETGSASDFNMLQKVMDLLSSFEHLDEKTCKWEFQVSKAKAASATAFKKLHSHYLGQENEKLRLGILYFQNLDFEKAIGSLEKLNPESDLNIPFYLAAAYLKWGSEKEMSKKPAEDVRDCYKKARRNVYDARKQGLDLSRVRKLLSDTALAIAHFNLETNTSQQSRIEVESDCIEPYREAVRCGSLVASLEMLRLIKKGFLKKTSRSKFLQILAEMDICCSQQLSDCLHRDEKPRSFVSSVNSRDTDKDTFELDCKKIKQSISTTLREDAFFRQAWVQHFEMEKKVLEERFQINNGWLAMDGRGESSTESVSKEEMYAAVDCCEKLRPLLDHIIVKFEKDGLGKQEERRDQYFPLIFGKKNPVGTDLEKELQEKLQSYFKINFKEHYPNLYRKLVQVQPCYNSENPFLETLFTLVNHVKHSGIHTQAILKILNGQSPVKLARQCIDKVEEIYNIFDDAMKDSSELREKVDKLVTDLKDSKQELDKTYDKADELLRILSDRKDFVVRMGSTWKLLEMLAVVRERSMHRGEEKVNKLAEGDLRKSHLKLEVSILQNADLSANEVLEKCRDTCKEADILLKEVLKTKRQGHDPQDDAEVQFPFEDMYPRSDISSWKGKVKKYIKKCIKQLGITPTDDLLKVMLQAQPCSSEENYNFLLMRKFLKECDGASDCIPSEVSIQTESNELKSHHAVDLTRWCTDNAEKIASKVQNLMTSR, from the exons ATGTCCTCGACTACTGAACCACTTCATTGGAAAGAGCAGCCGTGCCATTTCACCTGGAATCTTTCTGCTGGTGATCTTACTGATTTTGAAGGGATCATACGTAGAATAGACCGCGATTTGAAAATGACCCCAGATTTGCTTCGAGTTGATCAACTGCTGTTTAGAGCTTATCTAGAAGTATCCGACCGCAGATTACGCTGGAACGTCAAGAAAGCGCGGGAGTTCCTGGACAAAGCAGACGTTTACATAGACAGTATTAAAACAGAACGAAAGTTGCAGCCTGGCTACAGAAGGGTGGCAATTCTGAACCGTATATGGATAGAGCACAACTCTCATAATACCGAAGAGGAAGTCAAACTATTGGTCAAGCTGAGTGGTGTAGGACAGGATGAAACAGACAAGCTTGTTGTAAAAACGCTATTGGCAAGTGCTCTTACACGTTTAGGGCCTACTATGTTTAAAAGGTCTCTGCAGATCTACGAAGAGGCACTCAATGTGTTTCCGGATAATGCAGGCTTTCTATTTGGAGCTATTCTGGTAACCGGGAGGATCATGCGATTTGAGAGACCTGTTGGGAGTTTGTATGAAGACCTAGACGAATACGGCAAGAAGCTAATGGACAAGGAGAAAGAATACTGCGAGCAACTGATCAGAGTAAACGACGAATACCAATATGGCAATTCATACCTAGGACTGAACTTAAGTCGACGCAAAGGTAGAACAAACGAGGCTAAAAAGCACCTGGAAGAGGCACATAAAAAGGTTCCCGAAGTGGAAGCTATTTTTAACAACTTGATGCGATTTTACAGACGTACCACAGGTTTTTTGGATCAGGCTATATCAAAATATCGTTCTGTCTTTTACcagaaaatcaaatcaaattatgaTGTTCCGGAAAGCCACAATCAGCTGGCATTGTGCTACATGGCTAAGGCAAAATACAAGGAGAGTAGCGCTGAAGAGAAAAAACAATATACCCAAAAGGCCCTCGAAGAGTTCGATAAATGTCTAGAAGATGAACCGATGCATTTCGTAGCTGCTTTGAAGAAGGTGGAGCTACTTACAGATCAAGAAACAGATGATGATGCGAAGAGGCGTTGTTACGATGACATTCTGCAGAAGTCGGAACATTATTCAACAGTCAACAAATTAATTGTTTACTATGACTATTCTGAGACAGGGTCTGCTTCAGACTTTAACATGTTGCAAAAGGTAATGGATTTACTGTCATCATTTGAACACCTTGATGAAAAAACGTGCAAATGGGAGTTTCAAGTAAGTAAGGCAAAGGCCGCAAGTGCGACTGCATTTAAAAAGCTACACAGTCATTACCTGGGCCAAGAAAACGAAAAGCTACGTCTTGGAATTTTGTACTTTCAAAACTTGGACTTTGAGAAGGCTATAGGGAGTTTAGAAAAGTTGAATCCGGAATCCGATCTGAACATTCCATTCTACCTTGCGGCAGCGTATCTAAAATGGGGTAGTGAAAAAGAGATGAGTAAGAAACCAGCAGAAGATGTCAGAGATTGTTACAAGAAGGCTCGCCGGAATGTTTATGATGCAAGGAAGCAGGGTCTAGATTTAAGCAGGGTGCGAAAGTTATTGTCTGATACGGCTTTAGCTATCGCCCATTTCAACCTTGAAACAAACACATCTCAGCAGAGTCGGATTGAAGTTGAGTCTGATTGTATTGAGCCATATCGTGAAGCTGTTAGATGTGGAAGCCTTGTCGCCAGTTTGGAGATGTTACGACTGATTAAGAAGGGGTTCCTCAAGAAAACGTCACGATCAAAGTTCCTTCAG ATCCTTGCAGAAATGGACATCTGCTGTTCACAGCAGCTGAGTGATTGCTTGCATCGAGATGAGAAACCACGTTCCTTTGTGAGTAGTGTGAATAGTCGAGACACCGACAAAGACACATTTGAGTTGGACTGCAAGAAGATCAAGCAAAGCATTTCGACCACTTTGCGTGAGGATGCCTTCTTCAGGCAGGCATGGGTGCAACACTTCGAAATGGAGAAGAAAGTACTCGAAGAGAGATTCCAGATCAACAACGGATGGTTAGCAATGGATGGACGGGGGGAAAGTTCAACCGAAAGCGTTTCCAAAGAAGAGATGTACGCTGCCGTCGACTGCTGTGAGAAATTACGCCCTCTGTTGGATCACATCATTGTCAAATTTGAG AAAGATGGACTCGGTAAACAAGAAGAGAGGAGGGATCAATATTTTCCTCTTATTTTTGGGAAGAAAAATCCCGTGGGAACTGATCTAGAGAAAGAACTTCAAGAAAAACTTCAATCGTACTTTAAGATTAACTTTAAAGAGCACTACCCAAATCTCtacaggaaacttgttcag GTACAGCCGTGCTACAACTCCGAGAACCCCTTTCTCGAAACACTCTTCACTCTGGTAAATCATGTCAAACACAGCGGAATACACACACAAGCCATCTTAAAAATCTTGAACGGTCAGAGTCCAGTGAAGCTGGCCCGACAGTGCATCGATAAAGTTGAAGAGATATACAACATCTTTGATGACGCCATGAAAGACTCATCTGAATTGCGAGAGAAGGTGGACAAGCTGGTGACTGATTTGAAG GATTCGAAACAAGAGCTGGACAAGACGTATGATAAGGCAGATGAACTTTTGAGGATACTATCAGACCGCAAAGATTTCGTTGTAAGGATGGGTAGTACCTGGAAACTCCTCGAG ATGCTGGCAGTAGTTCGAGAGAGGAGCATGCATAGAGGAGAAGAGAAAGTGAACAAGTTGGCCGAAGGGGATCTTCGCAAGTCACACCTGAAACTTGAAGTGTCCATATTGCAGAATGCTGACCTAAGTGCGAAtgaagttcttgagaaatgTAGAGACACTTGCAAGGAGGCGGACATACTATTAAAGGAAGTGCTGAAGACGAAAAGACAG GGCCACGACCCCCAAGATGACGCAGAGGTTCAGTTCCCTTTTGAAGATATGTACCCAAGAAGTGATATAAGCTCCTGGAagggaaaagtaaaaaaatatataaaaaaatgtatcaaaCAACTTGGAATCACCCCTACTGACGACTTGCTGAAGGTTATGTTACAG GCACAGCCATGCAGCAGTGAGGAAAACTACAACTTTCTTCTCATGCGAAAGTTCCTCAAAGAGTGCGATGGTGCCAGTGATTGCATACCAAGTGAAGTTAGCATACAGACAGAAAGCAATGAGTTGAAGTCACACCACGCCGTTGACCTTACTCGATGGTGTACAGACAATGCAGAGAAAATTGCCTCCAAGGTTCAGAACTTGATGACAAgccgttag